The region TGGAGATGTGGTCAAACAGGTCAATAGCAAACCAGAGCAACATTTCACTCAACCGCCTGCTCGCTATTCTGAAGCGACACTGATCAAGACCTTGGAGGAAAATGGGGTTGGACGTCCGTCAACCTACGCACCTACCATTGAAACCATTCAGAAACGTTATTATGTTCGCCTTGTAGCCAAACGTTTTGAACCGACAGAGCTGGGAGAAATTGTCAACAAGCTCATCGTTGAATATTTCCCAGATATCGTAAACGTGACCTTCACAGCTGAAATGGAAGGTAAACTGGATGATGTCGAGGTCGGAAAAGAGCAGTGGCAACGCGTTATTGACGCCTTTTACAAACCATTCTCTAAAGAAGTCGCAAAGGCTGAAGAAGAAATGGAGAAAATCCAAATCAAGGATGAACCAGCTGGATTTGACTGTGAAGTGTGTGGCAGTCCAATGGTCATTAAACTTGGTCGTTTTGGTAAGTTCTACGCTTGTAGCAATTTCCCAGATTGCCGTCATACCCAAGCAATTGTGAAAGAGATTGGTGTTGAGTGTCCAAGTTGTCATCAGGGACAAATCATTGAGCGTAAAACCAAACGTAACCGCCTCTTCTATGGTTGCAATCGCTATCCAGAATGTGAATTTACCTCTTGGGACAAGCCTGTTGGTCGTGACTGTCCAAAATGTGGCAACTTCCTCATGGAGAAAAAAGTCCGCGGTGGTGGCAAGCAGGTTGTTTGTAGCAAAGGCGACTACGAGGAAGAAAAGATTAAATAAGAGGAGTGTCCTGAAAGTTAATTTCAGGCTCTTTTGGTTAGAACTTGACAAAATTCATCATTGTATGCGAAACTAGAAGAAGATTATTTTATACTCAATGAAAATCAAAGAACAAACTAGGAAACTAGCCGCAGGTTGCTCAAAGCACTGCTTTGAGGTTGCAGATAAGACTGACGAAGTCAGGAACCATACCTACGTCAAGGCGACGTTGACGCGGTTTGAAGAGATTTTCGAAGAGTATTAACTAGGAGAAGTTATGCGTCTTATCTATCTAATAATTGGTTTTTTATCACTAGCCTTGGCTATTGTTGGGGTAGTTTTACCCTTGTTGCCCACAACGCCTTTTCTTTTGTTGTCTATTGCTTGTTTCTCTAGAAGTTCCAAGCGCTTCGAAGATTGGCTTTATCATACCAAGCTCTATCAAACATATGTAGCTGATTTTCGGGAGACTAAGTCTATCGCGCGTGAACGTAAAAAAAAGATTATTGTCTCTATCTACATCTTGATGGGAATTTCCATTTATTTTGCACCTCTTTTACCAGTCAAAATCGGTCTGGGTGCTTTGACCATCTTTATCACCTATTATCTCTTCAAGGTCATTCCAGACAAAGAATAGTTAAAATAGTAGTTATTTGCCTTGATAAAATTGAAAGCATATCCACAACAATATGATATAATAAATTTAAAGTAATCTTCAAGGAGAATCAAATGATTTACGAATTTTGTGCTGAAAATGTGACCTTGCTTGAAAAAGCGATACAGGCTGGAGCTCGTCGAATCGAACTCTGTGATAATCTAGCAGTGGGAGGAACAACACCAAGCTATGGAGTGACCAAGGCAGCGGTTGAATTGGCAGCTAACTACGATACGACCATCATGACCATGATTCGTCCACGTGGTGGTGACTTTGTCTATAATGAACTAGAAATTGCAATTATGCTAGAAGACATTCGGTTGACTGCTCAGACTGGAAGTCAAGGGGTTGTATTTGGGGCTTTAACTGCTGATAAGAAGTTGGATAAGCCTAATCTTGAAAAGTTAATTGCTGCATCAAAAGGAATGGAAATTGTCTTCCACATGGCCTTTGATGAATTGAGCGATGAAGATCAACTGGAAGCTATTGACTGGCTCAGTCAAGCTGGAATCACTCGAATCCTGACTCGTGCGGGTGTGTCTGGAGACTCGCTAGAGAAACGCTTTGCTCACTATCACAGAATTTTGGAACATGCTAAAGGTAAGATTGAAATTCTACCAGGTGGGGGGATTGACCTTGACAACCGTCAAACCTTTATCGACCAGCTAGGTGTGACACAATTGCATGGAACCAAGGTTGTCTTTTAAAAAATAGAAAGGAACTGCTAGCTTTTGGTAGCAGTTTTCACTTATGTTTGAAATTTTTAAATCCTATCAATTGAATCAAGAAAAGGCTCATGATTATGGTTTTGTAGAAAATGCGGGAGTCTGGACCTATAGTTGCGAGATTTTGCTGGGTGACTTTGTCATGACTGTATCCATCACTGCTGATAATGTGAGTTTTCAAGTCTTTGACCAGGAGACTGGTGATCTCTATCCTCAAGTCCATATGGAAAGTTTTAAAGGAAGTTTTGTTGCAAGTGTCCGTGAGGCTTGTTTGGAGATTCTTTACCAGATTCGGAAGGCTTGTTTTGAGGTACAGGATTTTATTTGCCCTCAGACTAAGCGAATCATGACTCAAGTTCAGGAACAGTATGGTAATCAGTTGGAGTATTTGTGGGAGAAATCGCCTGATACGGCAGTGTTAAGACACGAAGGCAATAAAAAGTGGTATGCCGTCTTGATGAAAATCTCTTGGGATAAGCTGGAAAAGGGCAGAGAAGACCTAGTGGAAGCAGTCAACCTCAAACATGACCAAGTAGCTGATTTACTTTCAAAAAAGGGCATTTATCCAGCTTTTCATATGAATAAACGTTACTGGATTAGTGTGGCGCTTGATGATACTTTATCAGATGAAGAAGTACTGGAATTTATAGAAAGAAGCTGGAATTTAACCACTAAAAAATGAAACATTTCAAGATTTTTCAAGAACTTTCAATTAGCAAAATATTCTCTACTGAAGAAATTTTCAGAAAATATTGGATTTTTTCTTGACAAGTACTTTTGCCTATGCTAAAATACTAAACAAGATATCAAACGAAGGAGAAAGTCAAACATGAAAACAGCTAAGTTTAATCAATTCGCTTTGTTGTTGAGGTACTCGGGCTAGTGCAAAAAGCATTAGTCCTGTTTGGCTTACCAAGCGGGAGTGAATCAACATCTCGCTTGGATTTCTAAGCGAGATGTTTTTTTAAAAACCACATTTGGAAAAGGGGAAATCTTTATGAGAACAGTTGAATTTCTAGATACCAGCCTTCGGGATGGAGAACAGACACCTGGTGTTAACTTTTCAATCAAGGAAAAACTTGCCATTGCAAGGCAGCTGGAGAAATGGGGTATTTCAGCCATAGAAGCTGGTTTTCCAGCGGCTAGTCCAGACTCATTTACGGCAGTTCAGGAGATTGCTAAGGTCTTAAAGAAAACAGCGATAACTGGTTTGGCACGCTCTGTCAAGTCTGATATTGATGCTTGTTATGAGGCCCTCAAGGACGCCAAGTATCCACAAGTTCACGTTTTTATTGCTACCAGTCCGATTCATCGTAAGTATAAGCTCAATAAGAGCAAGGAAGAGATTTTGGAAGCAATTAGTGAGCATGTTTCCTATGCCTGTTCTAAGTTTGAGGTTGTCGAGTTCTCTCCAGAGGATGCGACCAGAACAGAGTTGGATTTCCTTCTGCAAGTTGTTCAAACAGCGGTTGATGCAGGTGCGTCTTATATCAATATCCCTGATACGGTAGGATTTACTACACCAGAGGAATATGGAGCTATCTTCAAATACTTGATTGAGAATGTCAAGACAGATCGTCAGATTATCTATTCACCTCACTGTCATGATGACCTCGGAATGGCAGTGGCTAATAGCCTTGCTGCTGTCAAGAATGGGGCAGGACGTGTCGAAGGGACTATCAACGGTATTGGGGAGCGAGCTGGCAATGCTGCTTTGGAAGAAATAGCAGTGGCGCTCAATATTCGCCAAGATTACTATCAAGCAGAGACAAGCATTGTCCTAAATGAGACCATCAATACGTCAGAAATGGTTTCTCGCTTCTCAGGAATTCCAGTTCCTAAAAATAAGGCTGTGGTTGGTGGCAATGCCTTTTCTCACGAATCTGGTATTCACCAAGACGGAGTCCTTAAAAATCCTCTTACCTATGAAATCATCACTCCTGAATTGGTCGGTGTCAAGAGTAATAGCCTTCCACTTGGAAAATTGTCAGGACGCCATGCCTTTGTCGAGAAACTAAGAGAATTGGCGCTAGATTTTACAGAAGAGGATATCAAGCCACTCTTTGCTAAGTTCAAGGCGTTAGCGGACAAGAAGCAAGAAATCACAGATGCAGATATTCGTGCTCTGGTAGCTGGAACCATGGTTGAAAATCCAGAAGGCTTCCACTTTGATGATTTACAACTGCAAACTCATGCGGATAATGACATCGAAGCGCTCGTTAGCCTAGCTAATATGGATGGTGAGAAGGTCGAATTTAATGCGACAGGGCAAGGTTCTGTTGAAGCGATCTTTAACGCTATCGATAAGTTCTTTAACCAATCCGTCCGCTTGGTGTCCTATACCATTGATGCTGTGACAGATGGAATTGATGCCCAAGCTCGGGTTTTGGTCACTGTGGAAAACAGAGATACAGAAACCATCTTTAATGCAGCAGGTCTCGATTTCGATGTGTTGAAGGCTTCGGCTATTGCCTACATCAATGCTAATACCTTTGTTCAAAAAGAGAATTCGGGTGAGATGGGACGTAGCGTTTCCTATCGCGATATGCCTAGTGTGTAAAGGAGAGAATACTATGACAAAGAAAATAGTAGCTTTAGCAGGGGATGGAATCGGCCCAGAAATCATGGTGGCTGGGTTAGAGGTTCTGGAAGCTCTAGCTGAAAAAACAGGCTTTGACTATGAAATAGACAAACGACCTTTTGGAGGTGCAGGAATTGATGCAGCAGGCCATCCTTTACCTAGTGAAACCCTCAAAGCATGTAGAGAAGCAGATGCCATTCTCCTAGCGGCTATCGGTAGTCCTCAGTATGATGGAGCAGCGGTTCGGCCTGAACAAGGCTTGCTTGCTCTCCGTAAGGAACTCAATCTTTACGCTAATATTCGCCCTGTAAAAATCTTTGACAGTCTCAAGCATTTGTCACCACTAAAACCAGAACGAATTGCTGGTGTAGACTTTGTCGTGGTGCGTGAGTTGACAGGCGGTATTTACTTTGGAGATCATATCCTTGAAGAGCGCAAAGCGCGTGATATTAACGACTATAGCTACGAGGAAGTGGAGCGGATTATTCGCAAAGCCTTTCAAATTGCAAGAAATCGCAGAAAAATCGTTACTAGTATCGATAAGCAAAATGTTCTAGCGACCTCAAAACTCTGGCGGAAAGTAGCTGAGGAAGTCGCGCAGGATTTCCCAGATATAACCTTGGAGCACCAGCTGGTGGACTCAGCTGCTATGCTTATGATTACCAATCCTGCCAAGTTTGATGTTATTGTGACAGAAAATCTTTTCGGAGATATTCTCTCGGATGAATCAAGCGTTCTATCTGGCACACTTGGAGTTATGCCATCAGCCAGTCATTCTGAAAATGGACCAAGTCTCTATGAACCTATTCACGGTTCAGCACCTGATATTGCAGGTCAAGGAATTGCCAATCCTATTTCCATGATTTTATCAGTGGCTATGATGCTGAGAGACAGCTTTGGACGTTATGAGGATGCAGAGCGTATCGAGCGTGCTGTTGAGACAAGTTTGGCAGCTGGAATTTTAACGAGAGATATAGGAGGACAGGCTTCGACCAAGGAAATGACGGAAGCTATTATTGCAAGGTTATGAAGTTAGACGTAAAAATTACTCTAGTCCTTTTGATTTGGAATGTCATGGTTTTCTTGATTTATGCTATTGACAAATCCAAGGCAAGGAGAAGAGCTTGGCGCATCCCAGAGAAAATCTTACTCATTTTAGCCTTTGTTTGTGGTGGTTTTGGTGCCTGGTTAGCAGGAATCATCTTTCACCACAAGACTCGAAAATGGTATTTTAAAACAGTTTGGTTTCTTGGGATGGTGACCACACTAGTAGCCTTATATGTTATTTGGAGGTAATGGATGGCAGGAAAATCGATTTTTGATAAATTATGGGACCGCCATGTCATCACAGGAGAAGAGGGGCAGCCCCAACTCATGTATGTGGACCAGCACTATATCCACGAGGTGACCAGCCCTCAAGCTTTTCAAGGATTACGAGATGCAGGGCGCAGATTGAGACGACCAGACTTGACATTTGGAACCTTCGACCACAATGTCCCGACAGTCAATATCTACGATATTCGAGATGTCATTTCCAAGGCGCAAATTGATAAGCTAGCTGAAAATGTTGAGGAGTTTGGGATTGAACATGCGGCCCACGGTTCTGAAAAACAGGGAATTGTGCACATGGTGGGACCAGAAACTGGACGGACCCAACCAGGAAAATTCATCGTCTGTGGAGACAGCCATACGGCAACTCACGGTGCTTTTGGAGCAATCGCCTTTGGAATTGGGACCAGTGAGGTCGAACATGTCTTTGCTACCCAGACCCTCTGGCAGGTCAAACCTAAGAAAATGTTGGTGGAATTCACTGGAGTTCCTCAAAAAGGAGTTTATTCCAAGGATTTCATTTTAGCCTTGATTGCCAAGTACGGCGTTGCTTGCGGCGTTGGCTACGTGGTGGAATATCGTGGACAAGCAATTGATGAACTGAGTATGGAAGAGCGCATGACCATCTGCAATATGTCCATCGAGTTTGGATCTAAGATGGGAATCATGAATCCGGATCAAACCACCTATGACTATCTCAAGGGACGAGAATGTGTTCCAGAGGACTTCGAAGAGGCTGTGGCGGATTGGAAAACAATTGTCAGTGATGATGATGCTGTTTACGATAAGGTTATTCATATGGATGTCTCAGACCTTGCTCCTATGGTGACCTGGGGAACCAACCCTGCTATGGGGGTTGACTTTGACAGTAGATTCCCAGAAATTAAGGATATGAATGATGAGCGAGCCTACAATTACATGGACTTGGAGCCTGGTCAAAAGCCAGCAGATATTGAACTAGGTTATATCTTTATCGGCTCTTGTACAAATGCTCGTCTTAGCGATTTGCAACTGGCTGCGCGATTTGTTAAAGGGAAGAAAATTGCTCCTAATCTAACAGCTATTGTGGTTCCAGGCTCTCGTCCTGTCAAACGAGCTGCTGAGAGGTTGGGCTTGGACAAGGTCTTTCTAGATGCTGGCTTTGAGTGGCGAGACCCAGGTTGCTCTATGTGCCTAGGGATGAATCCTGACAAGGTTCCAGATGGTGTCCACTGTGCCTCAACCAGCAATCGAAACTTTGAGGACAGACAAGGATTTGGCGCTAAGACCCATCTCTGCAGTCCAGCCATGGCAGCAGCAGCAGCTATTGCAGGGCGCTTTGTAGATGTTCGGCAAATGCCAGAGGCCCAGTAAGGAGAGGATATGGAGAAATTTACAGTTTATATGGGAACGACCGTTCCTCTCATGAATGATAACATCGACACCGACCAAATCCTACCCAAGCAGTTTCTCAAGCTGATTGATAAAAAAGGCTTTGGTAAGTACCTCATGTATGCTTGGCGTTATCTGGACGACAAGTATACTGAGGACCCAGACTTTGTCTTTAACCGACCTGAATATCGGGAAGCCAGTATTCTCATCTCAGGGGATAACTTCGGCGCAGGTTCTTCAAGGGAACACGCAGCTTGGGCTCTAGCGGACTATGGTTTTAAGGTTGTGATTGCAGGATCTTTTGGGGACATTCATTACAATAATGAACTTAATAATGGCATGTTGCCTATTGTACAGCCTAGAGAGGTTCGAGAGAAACTAGCTCAGCTACAACCAAGTGACCAGGTAACTGTGGACTTGAAACAACAAAAAATCATCACACCAGTCGGAGAATTCACTTTCGAAATCGATAGTGAATGGAAACACAAACTCTTAAATGGTTTGGATGATATCGGAATTACCTTGCAGTATGAAGATTTGATTGCTGCTTATGAAAAACAACGACCAGCCTACTGGCAGGATTATAAGAAAAATAGAAAAGGAAATAGAACTATGACAAAACACATTCAATGGAACGGAACACTTTCACAAGAAGGATATGACATTTTAAAAGGTGAGGGCGGTTGTATTGTTTGCCCTACTAAAGTTGGTTACATCATCATGACTAGCGATAAGGCTGGTCTTGAACGTAAGTTTGAAGCTAAAGAACGTAACCGTAACAAACCAGGTGTTGTTCTCTGCGGTAGCATGGACGAGCTTCGTGCTTTAGCACAACTCAACCCAGAAATTGAAGCCTTTTACCAAAAACATTGGGATGAAGATATTCTTCTTGGTTGTATCCTTCCTTGGAAACCAGAAGCCTTTGAAAAACTAAAAGCATACGGGGATGGCCGTGAAGAACTCATGACTGACGTGCGTGGTACTAGCTGTTTTGTTATCAAATTCGGGAAAGCTGGTGAACAATTGGCTGCCAAACTTTGGGAAGAAGGCAAGATGGTCTATGCCTCATCTGCAAACCCATCTGGAAAAGGAAACCGTGGTAAAGTAGAAGGTATCGGAGAACGCATCGAAAGGGCAGTTGACCTTGTTATCGAGGCAGACGACTATGTGGCATCTATCCAGCCTGACAAAACGATTGAAACTCGCTACGAGCAAGGTGTGATGGTCTCTATGGTTGATAAATACGGTAAACTCATCCCAGAACAAGGAGGAGCACGTTCAACTTCACCAGCACCAGTTGTAATCCGCAAAGGGCTTGACATTGATAAGATTATGATGCACCTGTCAGACACCTTTAACTCATGGGACTACCGTCAGGGAGAGTATTATTAAGATAAAAAAGAAGTCTAGTGTTATGAGGGAATACCCTACTCTACACTAGGCTTTTCTTTAGAAATTCTTTTCTTTTTTTATAGGGTATGATATTCTATATATGAAATATATAGTTTTTTATTCGAACATTATTATAAAAGGAGTAAGATTGATGCTGAAAAGAAAAATTAGTTTGGATGATTTTTATGCTTGGTACCAAGAAAATAAGATAAGACTAAGAGAAGATGCATCTAAATATAGTATTTACAATGAACAATTACGTGAAGAATTTCTTA is a window of Streptococcus mitis DNA encoding:
- a CDS encoding YbaN family protein; translation: MRLIYLIIGFLSLALAIVGVVLPLLPTTPFLLLSIACFSRSSKRFEDWLYHTKLYQTYVADFRETKSIARERKKKIIVSIYILMGISIYFAPLLPVKIGLGALTIFITYYLFKVIPDKE
- a CDS encoding copper homeostasis protein CutC, with protein sequence MIYEFCAENVTLLEKAIQAGARRIELCDNLAVGGTTPSYGVTKAAVELAANYDTTIMTMIRPRGGDFVYNELEIAIMLEDIRLTAQTGSQGVVFGALTADKKLDKPNLEKLIAASKGMEIVFHMAFDELSDEDQLEAIDWLSQAGITRILTRAGVSGDSLEKRFAHYHRILEHAKGKIEILPGGGIDLDNRQTFIDQLGVTQLHGTKVVF
- a CDS encoding MmcQ/YjbR family DNA-binding protein, which translates into the protein MFEIFKSYQLNQEKAHDYGFVENAGVWTYSCEILLGDFVMTVSITADNVSFQVFDQETGDLYPQVHMESFKGSFVASVREACLEILYQIRKACFEVQDFICPQTKRIMTQVQEQYGNQLEYLWEKSPDTAVLRHEGNKKWYAVLMKISWDKLEKGREDLVEAVNLKHDQVADLLSKKGIYPAFHMNKRYWISVALDDTLSDEEVLEFIERSWNLTTKK
- a CDS encoding 2-isopropylmalate synthase, which produces MRTVEFLDTSLRDGEQTPGVNFSIKEKLAIARQLEKWGISAIEAGFPAASPDSFTAVQEIAKVLKKTAITGLARSVKSDIDACYEALKDAKYPQVHVFIATSPIHRKYKLNKSKEEILEAISEHVSYACSKFEVVEFSPEDATRTELDFLLQVVQTAVDAGASYINIPDTVGFTTPEEYGAIFKYLIENVKTDRQIIYSPHCHDDLGMAVANSLAAVKNGAGRVEGTINGIGERAGNAALEEIAVALNIRQDYYQAETSIVLNETINTSEMVSRFSGIPVPKNKAVVGGNAFSHESGIHQDGVLKNPLTYEIITPELVGVKSNSLPLGKLSGRHAFVEKLRELALDFTEEDIKPLFAKFKALADKKQEITDADIRALVAGTMVENPEGFHFDDLQLQTHADNDIEALVSLANMDGEKVEFNATGQGSVEAIFNAIDKFFNQSVRLVSYTIDAVTDGIDAQARVLVTVENRDTETIFNAAGLDFDVLKASAIAYINANTFVQKENSGEMGRSVSYRDMPSV
- the leuB gene encoding 3-isopropylmalate dehydrogenase, whose translation is MTKKIVALAGDGIGPEIMVAGLEVLEALAEKTGFDYEIDKRPFGGAGIDAAGHPLPSETLKACREADAILLAAIGSPQYDGAAVRPEQGLLALRKELNLYANIRPVKIFDSLKHLSPLKPERIAGVDFVVVRELTGGIYFGDHILEERKARDINDYSYEEVERIIRKAFQIARNRRKIVTSIDKQNVLATSKLWRKVAEEVAQDFPDITLEHQLVDSAAMLMITNPAKFDVIVTENLFGDILSDESSVLSGTLGVMPSASHSENGPSLYEPIHGSAPDIAGQGIANPISMILSVAMMLRDSFGRYEDAERIERAVETSLAAGILTRDIGGQASTKEMTEAIIARL
- a CDS encoding DUF1294 domain-containing protein, producing the protein MKLDVKITLVLLIWNVMVFLIYAIDKSKARRRAWRIPEKILLILAFVCGGFGAWLAGIIFHHKTRKWYFKTVWFLGMVTTLVALYVIWR
- the leuC gene encoding 3-isopropylmalate dehydratase large subunit; protein product: MAGKSIFDKLWDRHVITGEEGQPQLMYVDQHYIHEVTSPQAFQGLRDAGRRLRRPDLTFGTFDHNVPTVNIYDIRDVISKAQIDKLAENVEEFGIEHAAHGSEKQGIVHMVGPETGRTQPGKFIVCGDSHTATHGAFGAIAFGIGTSEVEHVFATQTLWQVKPKKMLVEFTGVPQKGVYSKDFILALIAKYGVACGVGYVVEYRGQAIDELSMEERMTICNMSIEFGSKMGIMNPDQTTYDYLKGRECVPEDFEEAVADWKTIVSDDDAVYDKVIHMDVSDLAPMVTWGTNPAMGVDFDSRFPEIKDMNDERAYNYMDLEPGQKPADIELGYIFIGSCTNARLSDLQLAARFVKGKKIAPNLTAIVVPGSRPVKRAAERLGLDKVFLDAGFEWRDPGCSMCLGMNPDKVPDGVHCASTSNRNFEDRQGFGAKTHLCSPAMAAAAAIAGRFVDVRQMPEAQ
- a CDS encoding L-threonylcarbamoyladenylate synthase; its protein translation is MTKHIQWNGTLSQEGYDILKGEGGCIVCPTKVGYIIMTSDKAGLERKFEAKERNRNKPGVVLCGSMDELRALAQLNPEIEAFYQKHWDEDILLGCILPWKPEAFEKLKAYGDGREELMTDVRGTSCFVIKFGKAGEQLAAKLWEEGKMVYASSANPSGKGNRGKVEGIGERIERAVDLVIEADDYVASIQPDKTIETRYEQGVMVSMVDKYGKLIPEQGGARSTSPAPVVIRKGLDIDKIMMHLSDTFNSWDYRQGEYY